AGTCAGTGGACAAGACTTGGATTGGTTCTTCAAAGAATGGTTTTACACTACAAAGGTGCCCAATTACAAGATTGAAAACTTAAGTCTAATCCAAAAGAATGGAAAATATATAGTGAGCTTTGACATTATTGACAAGAGCAATTTTACAATGCCCCTTGAGGTTGAGATAATAACTTCAAAAGAAAAATTTGTCAAGAAAGTTTGGATTAAAGGAAAAGCAAAGGTTAGTTTTGAGATAAATGATAAGCCCCTAAAGATAATCCTCGACCCAAACGAATGGATGATAAATGAGAATAAAGAATACAGCGTAGATGGAATGAAGGTGATAGTGAATTAAAAACTTCCAACTTGGGGATTTTATTTAAACAAACCGAGAATACCTTAGATACTCTCGCTGGTATGCTACTCCACCAACCTTCTTAACATAACTGTAAAACCAATGTTATAAGTTCTAAAACCTTTTAAATTGATTCCATTGTGTTTACGCGAAGGGACGGCTGGCGTTGGTTGGCCGTCACCCGGGAGGTGATGGAAATGGCTAAAGTACTTCACTTCTTTGCACTTTTAATTAGTGGAGGGATCTTAGGTTCTAGTTAGCTAATTAAATGATACCTCTTAACATCTTTTCCTATTTCGCTCTCTTTTTTGTTAACATTAACTTCGTCATTAAAAACAAACCTCACAACAACACCAAAACCTTAAATCTCCCAATGATAAAATCTCTCATGGGAAGAGTTATGCAGGTCATTGAAGCAATTTATGAGGATGGAGTTTTGAAACCTCTAAAAAAGCTAAAGCTTAAAGAGCACTCAAAGGTCATCATCAAGATCATTGATGAGGAGGAGCTTGAGAAAATCTTGGATTCCATGGTTATCGAGAAAGTTGAGGGCATAGATTATAAGAAGCTTAAGGAGGCTTACTATGAATCACTTTGAAGTCTTTGTAGATTCTTCTGTTCTGGTAGGATTAAACCTTGGTGATGAAAAGGCGAAAGCATTAGTAAAGTCGTTAATTGAAAGAGGCCTTACCTTAGTTATAAATCCAGTCGTTTTCTCTGAAACGGCTTATAAGGTTATGTTTACCTTAGCCCTTCGAGATGGATTGAAGGGTGTTTATGATCTCAAAAAGCATTTGAATAGATATAGTTGGGTTTATGGGAAAGTCAAGGAATCAATTG
The window above is part of the Pyrococcus sp. NA2 genome. Proteins encoded here:
- a CDS encoding type II toxin-antitoxin system VapC family toxin — protein: MNHFEVFVDSSVLVGLNLGDEKAKALVKSLIERGLTLVINPVVFSETAYKVMFTLALRDGLKGVYDLKKHLNRYSWVYGKVKESIERLMKNELLRIVEVNWEILKLSAEIGEKYALLTNDAIIVATCKYYGIKKIATFDEDFKKVNFLEIIDSPL
- a CDS encoding antitoxin AF2212-like protein — translated: MQVIEAIYEDGVLKPLKKLKLKEHSKVIIKIIDEEELEKILDSMVIEKVEGIDYKKLKEAYYESL